AGCAATTATACGGGGCCCGTTTTAGAAGAAGCTTTAAAGAAAGGCCAGGTAGTAAGAAGAACGGCAGTATCAGGTCCTTATAGAGGAGTGCCTGTAGTAGTTGTTCCCATCATGAGAAAAAAAGAAGCGATAGCTGCAATAGGAGTGTTTGACATCACACGTGGCTCATTCACTGATTTAATGAACAAGGCTCGTAGGGAGAAATGAAAATGAGCAAAATTTTACTAGAAGAGCAAAGAGTTGTTTTGAATCTTGATCCGGGTGTATGTCGATTCAAAACCAAAATAATTATTTGGAGCGAAAACGGCAAGATAAAATGTGAAATAAATAGTGGGTGCAAACATGTAAAGGATTTCGGCAAAGAAATTGAGACATGCGAAATAATTGAAGCATTACACATGCCGTACTCTGAGAACAGAGTATATTTGGTGGGAGGACGAACATTAAAACATGCTTCCTGCCCAATTCCTATGGCTGTACTCAAAGGATTTGAAGTCGCAGCTGGTCTTGGTCTAAAGAGACCTGTAAGCCTAACTTTTGAATGAGGAATCTGAATTTTCTGAAAGCTCACCTAATAGTATTTTGTCAATAACTGGTGACCAGACAACTGAAGTAGGTCCAGCGAGATACATAGCCACATTCATAGTCTCTCGTAATTCATCTCGTGTAGCTCCTTGCTTAAAAGCCTCTTTAGCATGAACTTCTAAGCATACGTCGCATTTTAAAACCATTGAGATGGCTACCGCAATAAGCTCTTTCTGTTTAAGGGTTAAAGCTCCATCCCGAAATACCTCATGCTTATAACGATAGAGTGCTCTAACAATTGACGGTTCCTGCTTCGCCAAAAGCTCTAAACTCATAAAGTAGTGATGAACTTTTGCGCATAAAATGACTGCCTAAAAAATTTCTAAACAGAAAGATAGAATATATTCTAGCACATTGCTCCGTTCACATGGTAAATCCTGAAGAAGTAATCGATCTTTTAAAGAATATGGAAGGTAGCGTTCACGTTTTCAAATTAGATGATAGTGCGAGAGAAAAGGTGCTCCAAATTGAAGGACAAGTAAAGGCTGCCTTAGGAATCTCATGCATCAATCGAGGAGTCGAAGAGTGCTTAAGAAGACAACATGTTATTGCTATAATTAAAGATAAACGCTTCCGGCCTCCTCCTGAACCTACTGTATTGCTCGTCGCTGACGCGGGGGATACAATATTGGGAAAAGAGATATTCCCACATGAGCGCGATGAATATAAGAATAAACCTAACGTTATCTTCCTATCTGAAGATTTTATAATTTTCACCGATAAGATGCCT
The DNA window shown above is from Methanomassiliicoccales archaeon and carries:
- a CDS encoding carboxymuconolactone decarboxylase family protein — protein: MSLELLAKQEPSIVRALYRYKHEVFRDGALTLKQKELIAVAISMVLKCDVCLEVHAKEAFKQGATRDELRETMNVAMYLAGPTSVVWSPVIDKILLGELSENSDSSFKS